One Aphidius gifuensis isolate YNYX2018 linkage group LG5, ASM1490517v1, whole genome shotgun sequence genomic region harbors:
- the LOC122856671 gene encoding transient receptor potential-gamma protein isoform X4, with amino-acid sequence MTTKMLGLHAGGSPTPGGGYHRGNMGHHHNQHVSFDPETALHTPTTNLLDKPDVDKKVKRQSIHGMMEEANVVRPHQEIASLSLSEKRYLLAVERGDVASVRRMLAETEKSINMNCVDPLGRSALLMAIDNENLEMVDLLIQYKVDTKDALLHAISEEFVEAVELLLEHEETLHRHGEPHSWEALHPDTATFTPDITPLILSAHRDNYEIIKILLDRGSVLPMPHDVRCGCDECVTSRLEDSLRHSRSRINAYRALASPSLIALSSKDPILTAFELSWELRRLSFLEHEFKCEYQELRRKCQDFATALLDHTRSSYELEVLLNHDPTGPAFEHGDRMHLNRLKLAVKLRQKKFVAHPNVQQLLASIWYEGLPGFRRRNMVLQAMEIVKIGISFPLLSFAYIIAPHSRFGQIMRKPFIKFICHSASYFTFLFMLILASQRIESVIGLWTGQDIDSHDPPSKRGAAPTLVEWLILAWVSGLIWSEVKQLWDVGLEEYINDMWNVIDFVTMSLYVATFALRIVAYFRVLKENEGQAPGTIIELQREQWDTWDPMLISEGLFSAANIFSSLKLVYIFSVNPHLGPLQVSLSRMVMDIMKFFFLFVLVLFAFSCGLNQLLWYYADMEKKRCPSANNPSSGNNSATMDSNACIVWRRFANLFETIQTLFWAVFGLVDLESFELDGIKVFTRFWGMLMFGTYSVINIVVLLNLLIAMMNHSYQLISERADVEWKFARSKLWISYFEEGGTVPPPFNIIPTPKSLWYIFQWVHRKFFSQRRAAKKEHMRTIRRKACWERDFRYQSIMRNLVRRYVTVEQRKTEGEGVTEDDVNEIKQDISAFRCELIEILTASGMKTTTSTSTGSGAGRKKNRQKERRLMKGFNIVPQPGGSGSLPPVAEYNDNRTSHELSRSTLSGIFAPVTLKKNPHHISTNSVPSSCTRINNTNRICSRKKKWGALIEAAKVRSKLIGRSRSEDSMYPPASEDGGFRSEGSSDSKSSIDVPGGSQDNPTIQENQRQLNPLIHGLDFSTALAALKIKRKKFSSSRASTPGMTSVNTTTTESVSAIPIGNTNVAAVTMMKNQLHRASSVPTRNQDMINPLILGRRHDTTQSQQPSLDTGEMTSVSEHIEGDDGETSQSQSTTTSDTLQTQTSITMSVKINGSATQLQRLAANETPRDVNTGWL; translated from the exons ATGACAACAAAAATGCTTGGTCTACATGCTGGTGGTAGTCCAACACCTGGTGGTGGTTATCATCGTGGTAACATGggtcatcatcataatcaacaTGTTAGTTTTGATCCTGAAACAGCATTACATACGccaacaacaaatttattagataaaccagatgttgataaaaaagtcaag aGGCAAAGTATTCATGGTATGATGGAAGAAGCAAATGTTGTACGACCACATCAAGAAATAGCAAGTCTTTCTTTGTCTGAAAAACGTTATTTACTTGCTGTTGAAAGAGGTGATGTTGCCTCAGTAAGAAG AATGCTAGCAGAAACCGAAAAATCGATAAATATGAATTGCGTTGATCCACTTGGTAGATCAGCATTGTTAATGGCAATTGACAATGAAAATCTTGAAAtggttgatttattaattcaatataaagTTGATACAAAAGATGCATTATTACATGCAATATCTGAGGAATTTGTTGAAGCTGTTGAATTATTACTTGAACATGAAGAAACTTTACATCGTCATGGCGAGCCACAC agTTGGGAAGCATTGCATCCTGATACAGCAACATTTACACCAGATATAACACCATTAATATTATCAGCACATCgtgataattatgaaataataaaaattttattagatcGTGGTTCTGTATTGCCAATGCCACATGATGTAAGATGTGG CTGTGACGAGTGTGTAACTTCAAGACTTGAAGATTCCTTGAGGCATTCACGTAGTCGTATCAATGCATATCGTGCACTTGCCTCACCATCATTAATAGCACTGTCTTCCAAAGATCCAATATTAACAGCATTTGAATTATCATGGGAACTACGTAGACTATCATTTCTCGAGcatgaatttaaatgtgaATATcag gaATTAAGACGTAAATGTCAAGATTTTGCAACAGCATTATTGGATCATACAAGAAGTTCTTATGAACTTGAAGTATTGCTTAATCATGATCCTACTGGTCCTGCATTTGAGCATGGTGATAGAATGCATCTCAATCGTCTTAAATTAGCTGTTAAATTACGTCAAAAAAag tttgTTGCACATCCAAATGTACAACAATTATTAGCATCAATATGGTACGAAGGTCTTCCTGGTTTTCGTCGTAGAAATATGGTCCTCCAAGCAAtggaaattgttaaaattggtATATCATTTCCATTGTTATCATTTGCATATATTATTGCTCCACATAGTAGATTTGGTCAGATAATGAGAAaaccatttattaaatttatttgtcattcaGCTTcgtattttacatttttat tCATGTTAATTTTGGCAAGTCAAAGAATTGAAAGTGTCATTGGTTTATGGACCGGTCAAGATATTGATAGTCATGATCCACCAAGTAAAAGAGGTGCAGCACCAACTCTTGTTGAatg GCTAATTCTTGCTTGGGTATCAGGTTTAATATGGTCAGAAGTTAAACAATTATGGGACGTTGGACTTGaggaatatataaatgatatgtGGAATGTTATTGATTTTGTGACAATGTCACTTTACGTTGCAACATTTGCATTACGTATTGTTGCTTATTTTCGTGTACTCAAAGAAAATGAAGGACAAGCACCTGGTACAATAATTGAATTACAAAGAGAACAATGGGATACTTGGGATCCAATGTTAATATCTGAGGGTCTTTTTTCAGCTGCAAATATATTTAG ctCCCTCAaacttgtttatatattttccgTTAATCCGCACTTGGGTCCTCTTCAAGTATCACTATCAAGAATGGTTATggatattatgaaatttttttttctatttgtacTTGTACTTTTTGCATTCTCCTGTG gATTAAATCAGCTGTTGTGGTATTACGCTGATATGGAAAAGAAAAGATGTCCATCAGCAAATAATCCAAGCTCGGGAAATAATAGTGCAACAATGGATTCAAATGCTTGTATTGTTTGGCGAAGATTTgcaaa TTTATTTGAAACAATACAAACATTATTTTGGGCAGTGTTTGGTCTTGTTGATCTTGAAAGTTTTGAATTAGATGGAATCAAAGTATTTACACGTTTTTGGGGAATGTTAATGTTTGGCACGTATTCAGTTATCAATATTGTTGTTCTACTTAATCTATTAATTGCAATGATGAATCATTCTTACCAGTTAATATCC gaACGTGCTGATGTTGAATGGAAATTTGCTAGAAGTAAATTGTGGATTAGTTATTTTGAAGAGGGTGGAACTGTACCACCaccatttaatattattccaaCACCAAAAAGTCTCTGGTATATATTTCAATGGGtacatagaaaatttttttcacaacgtAGAGCTGCTAAAAAAGAACACATGAGAACAATTAGA agaAAAGCATGTTGGGAACGTGATTTTCGTTATCAAAGTATAATGAGAAATTTAGTTAGAAGATATGTGACTGTTGAGCAACGAAAAACAGAGGGTGAAGGTGTAACTGAGGATGatgttaatgaaataaaacaagatataAGTGCATTTAGATGTGAGCTGATTGAAATATTAACAGCATCTGGAAtgaaaacaacaacaagtacaTCAACTGGTTCCG GCGCAGGTCGAAAGAAAAATCGTCAAAAAGAACGACGATTGATGAAGGGCTTCAATATTGTTCCCCAGCCAGGTGGAAGTGGAAGTTTACCACCAGTTGCTGAATATAATGACAACAGAACAAGTCATGAATTATCACGTAGTACATTAAGTGGTATATTTGCACCagttacattaaaaaaaaatccacatcATATTAGTACAAATAGTGTACCATCAAGTTGTACaagaattaataatacaaatagaatttgttcaagaaaaaaaaaatggggtGCATTAATTGAAGCTGCTAAAGTTCGTTCAAAACTCATTg gtAGATCACGTTCTGAAGATTCAATGTATCCACCAGCATCTGAAGACGGTGGTTTTCGTTCAGAGGGTTCAAGTGattcaaaatcatcaattgatgtACCAGGTGGTAGTCAGGATAATCCAACAATACAAGAAAATCAAAGACAATTAAATCCATTAATTCATGGACTGGATTTTTCTACAGCCCTGGcagcattgaaaataaaaagaaaaaaattttcaagctcCAGGGCATCAACACCAGGAATGACAAGCGTAAATACAACGACAACAGAGAGTGTATCAGCCATTCCAATCGGAAATACAAATGTTGCAGCTGTTacaatgatgaaaaatcaattgcaTCGAGCAAGCAGTGTACCAACGAGAAATCAAGATATGATAAATCCATTGATACTGGGAAGACGTCACGATACAACACAGAGTCAACAGCCAAGTTTGGACACAGGGGAAATGACAAGTGTCAGTGAACATATTG aGGGTGATGATGGAGAAACATCACAGAGTCAGTCAACAACGACATCTGATACATTACAAACACAAACAAGTATCACAATGAGTGTCAAAATAAATGGATCAGCAACACAACTTCAACGTCTTGCTGCAAATGAAACACCTCGTGATGTCAACACTGGCTGGCTCTGA